The Sulfitobacter sp. SK011 genome contains the following window.
GGTCACGCTTCTGGGTGCGCCATTTATCCTGCCTGTGATTGTTGCCGTGCTTGGCCTCGTGACCGTGTTTGGCAGGAGCGGTTGGTTGAATACCGGGCTGGCGATGGTCGGTTTGCCAGGCGTTTCCATTTACGGACTGCATGGTGTGGTTTTGGCCCATGTGTTCTTTAATTTGCCACTGGCCACCCGGTTGTTGTTGCAGGGGTGGCAAACCATCCCGGCAGAACGGTTCAGATTGGCCGCACAATTGCGCCTGACGCCTGAATCGCTTTTTCGCACCTTGGAATGGCCATTGCTCAAACAGATTGTGCCGGGGGTGGCGGCGTTGGTTTTTGTCATCTGCCTGACCAGCTTTGCAGTGGCACTGACGCTTGGAGGGGGGCCGAGTGCCACAACTGTTGAATTGGCAATTTATCAGGCGTTCAAGTTTGATTTTGATCTCGGCCGTGCGGCATCGCTTGCGGTGGTGCAATTGGTCCTTGCCGGAGGGGCGGCATTGATTGCTTTGTCGGTGATTCCCGCGATCAGCATCGGTGGTGGGATAGACCGGCCCGTGCAACGCTGGGACGCCGAGAGTGGTCTGCAACGCAGTCTGGATATTGGCATCATTGTGTTATCCGCACTGTTCTTGTTGCTGCCGTTGGGGGCGGTTGTGCTGCGCGGTCTTGCCGGGCTTGGCCAGGTGCCGGTGTCCGTTTGGCACGCGGCGGGCACATCGGTTTATGTGGCCACAATCAGTGTCGTTGTTCTGGGCCTGCTGGCGCTGCCCATGGCCGGATGGATTGCGTCCCGCCGCACTGGCGGGGTCGAGGCGATAGGACTGTTGGGGCTTTCCGCATCGCCGTTGATGATCGGGACAGGGTGGTTCATCCTGATCAATCCTTTGGCTGACCCTGTGCAATTGGCATTGCCTGTTACCGCGTTGGTAAATGCGTTGATGGCGATGCCCTTTGCCCTGCGCATCATGGTGCCAAGGCTGCGCGACACGGTGCAGGATTATGGGCGGTTGGGTGAAAGCCTGGGAATGCGGGGTTGGCCGCTTTGGCGATGGTTGATCCTGCCGCGCTTGCGGGCGCAAATTGGATTTGCAGCCGGGCTCACGGGCGCTTTGTCAGTTGGTGATCTGGGCGTTATCGCACTTTTTGC
Protein-coding sequences here:
- a CDS encoding thiamine/thiamine pyrophosphate ABC transporter permease ThiP, with amino-acid sequence MAQRADSVTTRFGIAAAALVVAAVLLAFIGIATRVQPGAGLAPGDWAAIRFTVVQSVLSAVLSVLLAIPLARALARRQFMGRGVLVTLLGAPFILPVIVAVLGLVTVFGRSGWLNTGLAMVGLPGVSIYGLHGVVLAHVFFNLPLATRLLLQGWQTIPAERFRLAAQLRLTPESLFRTLEWPLLKQIVPGVAALVFVICLTSFAVALTLGGGPSATTVELAIYQAFKFDFDLGRAASLAVVQLVLAGGAALIALSVIPAISIGGGIDRPVQRWDAESGLQRSLDIGIIVLSALFLLLPLGAVVLRGLAGLGQVPVSVWHAAGTSVYVATISVVVLGLLALPMAGWIASRRTGGVEAIGLLGLSASPLMIGTGWFILINPLADPVQLALPVTALVNALMAMPFALRIMVPRLRDTVQDYGRLGESLGMRGWPLWRWLILPRLRAQIGFAAGLTGALSVGDLGVIALFADPDRATLPLQMYRLMGAYRMEAAAGAALILLVLALGVFWICDKGGRWHAEA